One Rhizobiales bacterium GAS188 DNA window includes the following coding sequences:
- a CDS encoding bacterioferritin → MKGDKKVIEYLNKGLRSELTAISQYWLHYRLLDNWGLNGLAKKWREESIEEMRHADRFIDRIIFLEGFPNLQTLDPLRIGENVKEILEADLGAEVGARSLYQEAAEHCLKVRDYPSRDLFELLMADEEGHIDFLETQLDLIKRIGLERYTQTHVGGLGEGGTPGLREEK, encoded by the coding sequence ATGAAGGGCGACAAGAAGGTCATCGAATATCTCAATAAGGGCCTGCGCAGCGAGCTCACCGCCATCAGCCAATACTGGCTGCATTACCGCCTGCTCGATAATTGGGGGCTCAACGGCCTCGCCAAGAAATGGCGCGAGGAATCGATCGAGGAGATGCGCCACGCCGACCGCTTCATCGACCGCATCATCTTCCTCGAAGGATTTCCCAATCTGCAGACGCTCGACCCGCTGCGCATCGGCGAGAACGTCAAGGAGATCCTCGAAGCCGATCTCGGGGCCGAGGTCGGAGCCCGCTCGCTGTACCAGGAGGCGGCCGAACATTGCCTGAAGGTTCGCGATTATCCCTCGCGGGACCTGTTCGAGCTGCTGATGGCCGATGAGGAAGGCCATATCGACTTCCTCGAGACGCAACTCGACCTGATCAAGCGCATCGGCCTCGAACGCTACACCCAGACCCATGTGGGCGGGCTCGGCGAAGGCGGCACGCCGGGGCTGCGCGAGGAGAAATGA
- a CDS encoding bacterioferritin-associated ferredoxin: MIVCSCNVLTEAQILETLRLEGEARPRSAGQAYRCLGCAPRCGRCVETVRALLAKAHMENCHVGCAVCPAGDTGHGHAPEEPELPFLIAAE, translated from the coding sequence TTGATCGTCTGTTCCTGCAACGTCCTCACCGAGGCGCAGATTCTCGAAACGCTGCGCCTCGAAGGCGAAGCTCGGCCGCGTTCCGCCGGCCAGGCCTATCGCTGCCTCGGCTGCGCACCGCGCTGCGGGCGCTGCGTTGAGACTGTGCGCGCTCTCCTGGCGAAGGCGCATATGGAGAATTGCCATGTCGGCTGCGCGGTTTGCCCGGCCGGCGACACCGGTCACGGGCATGCGCCTGAAGAGCCTGAACTTCCCTTCCTGATCGCCGCCGAATAG
- a CDS encoding 2-isopropylmalate synthase, which translates to MDSRQRLHLFDTTLRDGAQTTGVDFSLEDKRQVAVLLDRLGVGYVEGGYPGANPQDTEFFKEKRTKSAKFAAFGMTRRSGRSVSNDPGIAALLDSAADAIVLVAKTSDYQVRVALETTLEDNLAGISESIAAVVAKGREAILDCEHYFDGYKANPGYALACAKAAHKAGARWIVLCDTNGGTLPEEVRRIVAETAQHVPGDHLGIHAHDDCGCAVANSLAAVEAGARQIQGTLNGLGERCGNANLVTLIGALKLKPAFAERFDIGIGEEGLGELTHVSRALDEILNRAPDRHAPFVGASAFATKAGIHASAVLKDPQTYEHVAPESVGNQRRVLVSDQAGKSNILAELDRVGIRLGKDDPRLLRLLDEVKDKEAQGYAFEGADASFFLLAKRVLGEAREFFSVERFSVSVERRHNAVGELVTFSEAVVRVKVGEETMISAAEGNGPFNALDLALRKDLGIYQSLIADLELLDYKVRIFQGGSDAVTRVLIEFGDKRGDRWTTVGVSGNLVDASFQALVDAITYKLMKEQGLTAIS; encoded by the coding sequence TGCTGCTCGACCGGCTCGGCGTCGGCTATGTCGAAGGCGGCTATCCGGGCGCCAACCCGCAGGACACCGAGTTCTTCAAGGAGAAGCGCACCAAATCCGCAAAGTTCGCAGCCTTCGGCATGACGCGGCGTTCGGGCCGTTCGGTCTCGAACGACCCCGGCATCGCGGCGCTCCTCGACAGCGCCGCCGATGCCATCGTGCTGGTCGCCAAGACCTCCGACTACCAGGTGCGCGTGGCGCTCGAGACGACGCTCGAGGACAATCTCGCCGGCATCTCGGAGAGCATCGCGGCGGTCGTCGCCAAAGGGCGCGAGGCCATCCTCGATTGCGAGCATTATTTCGACGGCTACAAGGCCAATCCCGGCTATGCGCTGGCCTGCGCCAAGGCCGCCCATAAGGCTGGCGCCCGCTGGATCGTGTTGTGCGACACCAATGGCGGCACCTTGCCGGAAGAAGTTCGCCGCATCGTGGCCGAGACCGCCCAGCACGTGCCGGGCGACCATCTCGGCATCCATGCGCATGACGATTGCGGCTGTGCGGTCGCGAACTCCCTCGCCGCCGTCGAGGCCGGGGCGCGCCAGATCCAAGGCACGCTGAACGGGCTCGGCGAGCGCTGCGGCAACGCCAATCTGGTGACGCTGATCGGCGCCTTGAAGCTGAAGCCCGCCTTCGCTGAGCGTTTCGACATCGGCATCGGCGAGGAGGGGCTGGGCGAGCTCACCCATGTGTCGCGGGCGCTCGACGAGATCCTCAATCGCGCCCCTGATCGCCATGCGCCTTTCGTCGGCGCCTCGGCCTTCGCCACCAAGGCCGGCATCCACGCTTCCGCAGTGCTCAAGGATCCGCAGACCTATGAGCATGTGGCGCCCGAAAGCGTCGGCAATCAGCGGCGGGTCCTGGTCTCCGACCAGGCCGGCAAGTCGAACATCCTGGCCGAGCTCGACCGTGTGGGCATCCGCCTCGGCAAGGACGATCCGCGGCTGTTGCGCCTGCTCGACGAGGTCAAGGACAAGGAGGCGCAGGGCTATGCATTCGAGGGCGCCGACGCTTCCTTCTTCCTGCTCGCCAAGCGCGTGCTGGGCGAGGCCCGCGAATTCTTCTCGGTCGAACGCTTCTCGGTGAGCGTGGAGCGCCGCCACAACGCCGTCGGCGAGCTCGTGACCTTCTCGGAGGCCGTGGTGCGCGTGAAGGTCGGCGAGGAGACGATGATCTCGGCCGCGGAGGGCAACGGGCCCTTCAATGCGCTCGATCTCGCGCTGCGCAAGGATCTCGGCATCTATCAATCGCTGATCGCCGACCTCGAGCTCCTCGACTACAAGGTGCGCATCTTCCAGGGCGGCTCGGATGCCGTCACGCGCGTGCTGATCGAGTTCGGCGACAAGCGCGGCGACCGCTGGACCACGGTCGGCGTCTCCGGGAACCTCGTCGACGCCTCCTTCCAGGCGCTCGTCGATGCCATCACCTACAAGCTCATGAAAGAGCAGGGCCTGACCGCCATCTCTTGA